Proteins from a genomic interval of Pararge aegeria chromosome 26, ilParAegt1.1, whole genome shotgun sequence:
- the LOC120635183 gene encoding ADP,ATP carrier protein, with product MSNLADPVAFAKDFLAGGISAAVSKTAVAPIERVKLLLQVQHVSKQIAEDQRYKGIIDAFVRIPKEQGLVSFWRGNLANVIRYFPTQALNFAFKDKYKQVFLGGVDKHTQFWRYFAGNLASGGAAGATSLCFVYPLDFARTRLAADVGKGEGQREFSGLGNCISKIFKSDGLVGLYRGFGVSVQGIIIYRASYFGFYDTARGMLPDPKNTPIVISWAIAQAVTTVAGIMSYPFDTVRRRMMMQSGRAKSDMLYKGTLHCWATIAKTEGGSAFFKGAFSNVLRGTGGAFVLVLYDEIKKVL from the coding sequence ATGTCGAACCTCGCAGATCCCGTGGCGTTCGCTAAGGACTTCCTCGCCGGTGGTATCTCCGCCGCCGTCTCCAAGACCGCCGTAGCCCCCATCGAGCGTGTCAAACTGCTGCTGCAAGTACAGCACGTCAGCAAGCAGATCGCCGAAGACCAGCGCTACAAAGGTATCATCGACGCCTTCGTCCGCATTCCCAAGGAGCAGGGTCTGGTCTCGTTCTGGCGTGGTAACCTCGCCAACGTCATCAGGTACTTCCCCACGCAGGCGCTCAACTTCGCCTTCAAAGACAAGTACAAGCAAGTGTTCCTCGGCGGAGTCGACAAGCACACCCAGTTCTGGCGCTACTTCGCCGGTAACTTGGCGTCCGGTGGTGCCGCTGGTGCCACCTCGCTGTGCTTCGTGTACCCACTTGACTTCGCCCGTACTCGTCTCGCCGCCGACGTCGGCAAAGGCGAGGGCCAACGCGAATTCTCCGGCCTCGGAAACTGCATCTCCAAGATCTTCAAGTCCGATGGCCTGGTCGGTCTGTACAGAGGCTTCGGAGTGTCCGTGCAAGGTATCATCATCTACCGCGCTTCCTACTTCGGTTTCTACGACACTGCGCGTGGTATGCTCCCCGACCCCAAGAACACCCCCATCGTCATCAGCTGGGCCATCGCGCAGGCGGTCACCACCGTCGCCGGTATCATGTCCTACCCCTTCGACACCGTCAGGAGGCgtatgatgatgcagtctggaCGCGCCAAGTCCGACATGCTCTACAAGGGAACCCTCCACTGCTGGGCCACCATTGCCAAGACCGAGGGTGGATCCGCCTTCTTCAAGGGTGCCTTCTCCAACGTGCTCAGAGGCACCGGTGGTGCGTTCGTGCTCGTCTTATACGATGAGATCAAGAAGGTCCTCTAA
- the LOC120635333 gene encoding transcription initiation factor TFIID subunit 10-like isoform X1 produces the protein MQMSRIDSPSIGMDEDIGAGHALSDFLLQLENYNPSIPDSVVAYYLNIAGFESQDPRMIRLIALASQKFLSDIANDALQHCKMRTSSQINQSSKNAKGPKEKKYVMTMEDLVPALQEYGISAKKPHYYV, from the exons ATGCAGATGAGTCGTATCGATTCGCCATCCATCGGAATGGACGAGGACATCGGTGCTGGTCATGCTTTGAGCGACTTCCTGCTGCAACTTGAGAACTACAACCCTTCTATACCAGATTCGGTGGTTGCTTATTACCTAAATATAGCTGGGTTTGAATCTCAGGATCCTAG AATGATAAGGCTGATAGCGCTCGCGTCTCAGAAGTTTCTCTCGGACATCGCAAACGATGCATTGCAGCACTGCAAGATGCGTACCTCAAGCCAAATCAACCAGAGCTCCAAAAACGCTAAAGGACCTAAGGAAAAGAAATATGTTATGACCATGGAGGATTTAGTGCCAGCACTACAAGAATACGGCATTTCAGCAAAGAAACCTCATTATTATGTTTGA
- the LOC120635333 gene encoding transcription initiation factor TFIID subunit 10-like isoform X2, whose amino-acid sequence MSRIDSPSIGMDEDIGAGHALSDFLLQLENYNPSIPDSVVAYYLNIAGFESQDPRMIRLIALASQKFLSDIANDALQHCKMRTSSQINQSSKNAKGPKEKKYVMTMEDLVPALQEYGISAKKPHYYV is encoded by the exons ATGAGTCGTATCGATTCGCCATCCATCGGAATGGACGAGGACATCGGTGCTGGTCATGCTTTGAGCGACTTCCTGCTGCAACTTGAGAACTACAACCCTTCTATACCAGATTCGGTGGTTGCTTATTACCTAAATATAGCTGGGTTTGAATCTCAGGATCCTAG AATGATAAGGCTGATAGCGCTCGCGTCTCAGAAGTTTCTCTCGGACATCGCAAACGATGCATTGCAGCACTGCAAGATGCGTACCTCAAGCCAAATCAACCAGAGCTCCAAAAACGCTAAAGGACCTAAGGAAAAGAAATATGTTATGACCATGGAGGATTTAGTGCCAGCACTACAAGAATACGGCATTTCAGCAAAGAAACCTCATTATTATGTTTGA
- the LOC120635315 gene encoding peroxynitrite isomerase THAP4-like isoform X2, protein MQSTSYGSIVYQPGQPMFNYTSTSKHPEKGTPMHQERGFLRIKPGTNDLAFLVSHNFGLTSHEEGQCDPEKKQIKLTTVNIARMSFAKPPVVKNVVREITMLAPDKLQIVLHMETDNTVLSEHLKAVYSKVE, encoded by the exons atgcaaagcacTTCCTATGGGTCCATCGTATATCAACCAG GCCAGCCAATGTTCAACTATACATCAACATCAAAGCATCCTGAGAAAGGCACACCAATGCATCAAGAGAGAGGTTTCCTCCGCATAAAACCTGGTACAAATGACCTGGCCTTCCTTGTCAGCCATAATTTCGGCCTTACCTCCCACGAAGAAGGGCAATGCGATCCGGAGAagaagcaaattaaacttacaaCCGTTAATATAGCAAGAATGTCATTCGCGAAGCCGCCTGTTGTGAAGAACGTTGTAAGGGAAATAACAATGCTCGCTCCAGATAAGTTGCAAATTGTTCTACACATGGAGACAGACAATACAGTTCTAAGTGAACATTTGAAAGCTGTTTATAGTAAAGTAGAATAA
- the LOC120635315 gene encoding peroxynitrite isomerase THAP4-like isoform X1, producing the protein MSGLHDALAPISWLAGRWVTENGRGSFPNIPDFQYHEELEFICIGQPMFNYTSTSKHPEKGTPMHQERGFLRIKPGTNDLAFLVSHNFGLTSHEEGQCDPEKKQIKLTTVNIARMSFAKPPVVKNVVREITMLAPDKLQIVLHMETDNTVLSEHLKAVYSKVE; encoded by the exons ATGAGTGGGCTACATGATGCTCTTGCACCAATATCTTGGCTAGCCGGTCGATGGGTCACCGAAAACGGACGGGGCTCCTTCCCAAACATACCCGACTTCCAATACCATGAAGAGTTGGAGTTCATTTGCATTG GCCAGCCAATGTTCAACTATACATCAACATCAAAGCATCCTGAGAAAGGCACACCAATGCATCAAGAGAGAGGTTTCCTCCGCATAAAACCTGGTACAAATGACCTGGCCTTCCTTGTCAGCCATAATTTCGGCCTTACCTCCCACGAAGAAGGGCAATGCGATCCGGAGAagaagcaaattaaacttacaaCCGTTAATATAGCAAGAATGTCATTCGCGAAGCCGCCTGTTGTGAAGAACGTTGTAAGGGAAATAACAATGCTCGCTCCAGATAAGTTGCAAATTGTTCTACACATGGAGACAGACAATACAGTTCTAAGTGAACATTTGAAAGCTGTTTATAGTAAAGTAGAATAA